In Mercurialis annua linkage group LG5, ddMerAnnu1.2, whole genome shotgun sequence, a single genomic region encodes these proteins:
- the LOC126682153 gene encoding probable xyloglucan endotransglucosylase/hydrolase protein 28 — protein sequence MVVFKMGSSLFLLFFILFCVTVSGYGKDLSLPVIPFDEGYSHLFGDDNLVIHKDGNTVHLLLNERTGSGFVSQDLYLHGFFSASIKLPADYTAGVVVAFYMSNGDIFEKNHDEIDFEFLGNIRGKDWRIQTNIYGNGSTNVGREERYSLWFDPSDEFHQYSVLWTDSQITFYVDNIPIREVKRTASMGGDFPSKPMSLYATIWDGSDWATNGGKYRVNYKYAPYVTSFSDFVLHGCAVDPIEQISKCDTAPNSEAIPTGVTPAQRIKMEAFRRKYMTYSYCYDQTRYKSPPSECTINTQEAERLKSFDPVTFGGGRRHRGKHHRRSRASNANDAISI from the exons ATGGTGGTTTTTAAGATGGGTTCTTCTTTATTTCTgttgtttttcattttattttgtgTTACTGTTAGTGGATATGGAAAAGATTTGAGTTTGCCTGTTATACCATTTGATGAAGGGTATTCTCATCTTTTTGGTGATGATAATTTGGTCATTCATAAAGATGGCAACACTGTTCATTTGTTGCTCAATGAAAGAACAG ggtctggatttgtttctcaggACCTTTACTTACATGGGTTCTTCAGTGCTTCTATTAAGCTGCCTGCTGATTATACTGCTGGTGTTGTTGTTGCTTTCTAT ATGTCGAACGGTGATATATTCGAGAAGAATCACGACGAAATTGACTTCGAGTTCTTGGGTAATATTAGAGGCAAAGATTGGAGGATTCAGACTAATATATATGGTAATGGTAGCACCAACGTTGGTCGAGAAGAAAGATACAGTCTTTGGTTTGATCCTTCTGACGAGTTTCATCAGTACAGCGTCTTATGGACCGATTCACAAATCAC ATTTTACGTCGATAATATTCCCATTCGAGAGGTGAAAAGAACAGCATCCATGGGAGGTGATTTCCCTTCTAAGCCAATGTCTTTGTATGCAACAATATGGGACGGTTCTGATTGGGCGACAAATGGAGGAAAATATAGAGTAAATTACAAATACGCCCCTTACGTTACTTCCTTCTCCGACTTTGTGCTGCATGGATGTGCTGTCGATCCAATTGAACAGATTTCAAAATGCGACACTGCACCGAATTCCGAAGCAATCCCTACCGGCGTCACTCCTGCCCAAAGAATTAAGATGGAGGCTTTTCGGAGAAAGTACATGACATATTCTTACTGCTACGATCAAACTCGGTACAAGAGCCCTCCATCAGAGTGCACGATCAACACCCAAGAAGCAGAACGACTCAAATCATTCGATCCCGTTACATTCGGCGGAGGCAGACGCCACCGCGGAAAACACCATCGCAGAAGCCGAGCAAGCAACGCGAACGACGCAATTTCCATTTGA
- the LOC126683321 gene encoding anthranilate synthase beta subunit 1, chloroplastic-like: MAATLFSQSSVIIQSKSSFSLKTHQNPSLFRSSSLSFSSRLSLFSKRSNGFVSMAVKESNSAPGSTVGFNSREMKNPVIVIDNYDSFTYNLCQYMGELGCHFEVYRNDELTVEELKRKNPRGVLISPGPGEPQDSGISLQTVLELGPLVPLFGVCMGLQCIGEAFGGKIVRSPNGVMHGKRSPVYYDEKGEDGLFTGLPNPFTAGRYHSLVIENDSFPSEELEITAWTEDGLIMAARHKKYKHLQGVQFHPESIITSEGMTIVRNFIKLVERKEAESKN; the protein is encoded by the exons ATGGCTGCCACTTTGTTTTCACAATCTTCTGTGATAATTCAATCAAAATCTTCATTTTCTTTGAAAACCCACCAAAACCCTTCTTTATTTCGATCTTCTTCGCTCTCTTTTTCATCAA GGCTGAGTTTATTTTCCAAGAGGAGTAATGGGTTCGTTTCAATGGCGGTTAAAGAATCGAATTCGGCACCCGGGTCCACGGTGGGGTTCAATAGTAGGGAGATGAAGAATCCTGTCATTGTTATTGACAATTATGATAGCTTCACTTATAATCTTTGTCAG TACATGGGAGAGTTAGGATGCCATTTTGAGGTTTATCGGAATGATGAATTAACTGTGGAGGAGTTAAAAAG GAAAAATCCAAGAGGGGTGCTTATCTCCCCTGGGCCAG GTGAACCGCAAGATTCTGGGATATCACTACAAACTGTTTTAGAGCTCGGGCCTTTAGTGCCTTTATTTGGTGTGTGTATGGGACTGCAGTGCATTGGAGAGGCTTTTGGAG GAAAGATTGTGCGTTCTCCTAATGGTGTCATGCACGGGAAACGTTCACCTGTTTATTATGATGAGAAAGGGGAAGATGGATTGTTTACTGGTTTACCAAA CCCTTTCACTGCTGGAAGATACCACAGCCTTGTGATTGAAAATGATAGTTTCCCTAGTGAAGAACTTGAGATTACAGCATGGACGGAAGATGGACTGATAATGGCTGCTCGCCACAAAAAATATAAGCATCTACAA GGTGTGCAGTTTCATCCTGAAAGCATTATTACATCGGAAGGCATGACGATCGTTCGCAATTTCATCAAACTAGTTGAGCGAAAAGAGGCCGAATCTAAGAACTAG